The window CTCTGGAGAGGGAGTGCTGTAACGAACCCACTCACCTTTTCGAGCTATTACAGCCTGTCCTGCCTGAACGTCCATCTCGCCCCCCTCGTATTCAACATGCAGCATTCCTTTGATCACAACGGTGAATTCGTCAAATTCAGGCTGTTGTCCCGGTTCCATCCAGCCACTCAAAGAGCGCATATGGGCAATACTAACGGCTGAAGTTTGAGTGGATACGCGACCAATGTATTCATCGATGAGTTTGGGCTTGTTGCCTGCTGCTTCAATGCGGTTGGGTTGTTCAATAAGTTGGGGCATCGCTAAGGGTTAATGGATAAGGGTTAATCGCTGCTCGTACTAAAAGATAATCGTAAACTCTTCTCAGTCAAAGCCAGTAAGAGTCAGCTATTTAAAAAATGGTGTATGAAAACATCCTCCGAAGGGAAGATATATTGAAGCTATTGGGTCAAGGGGTCTACCGTGAATAAAACTAGGTGTTTTGGGTGGGAGAGAACGGGTATTGGCATCGCCATTGGGACACTCGCTCAACTATCTGTGGTGATTGCCATTCCTAGTAAACCTACGCTGGCACAAATTACACCGGATACAACTCTAGGGGCTGAAGGTTCCCGCCTGACTCCGGGTACCAATGTGCAAGGGCTTCCGGCTGACGTCATCGAGGGCGGCGCACTCCGAGAAACCAACTTGTTTCACAGTTTTTCCGAATTTAATGTCAATAACGGGCAAAGAGTCTACTTTGCCAACCCCACAGGCATTGAGAATATCTTCAGTCGTGTGACTGGTAATAATGTCTCGAATATTCTAGGAACTCTAGGCGTCAATGGTAACGCTAATTTATTCCTGCTTAATCCCAATGGCATTATCTTTGGCTCAAATGCAAGACTCGATATTAAGGGTTCATTTTTAGCAACCACCGCTAATAGTTTCCAGTTTCCCGATGGAACCCAGTTTAGTGCCACCAACCCTGAAGCACCCCCCTTGTTGTCGATTAATGTTCCCCTTGGAGTGCAGTATGGTTCACAACCCGGAACGATTGCGAGTACAGGGAATTTAACTGTTGGGCAAGACTTAACCCTAGAGGCAGGGAATCTAGATTTACAAGGTCAGTTAAGAGCAGGCAGAGATTTAACCCTAGAAGCTCAAGATACAACGCAAGTGCGCGATCGCACCACCCATCCCTTCATCGCCTCTGCGGGTAACAAGTTAGTGGTGCAGGGTAACCAAAGGGTAGATATCTTTGCCTTGAATCACCCCAAC of the Allocoleopsis franciscana PCC 7113 genome contains:
- a CDS encoding cupin domain-containing protein; translated protein: MPQLIEQPNRIEAAGNKPKLIDEYIGRVSTQTSAVSIAHMRSLSGWMEPGQQPEFDEFTVVIKGMLHVEYEGGEMDVQAGQAVIARKGEWVRYSTPSPEGAEYIAVCLPAFSPDIVHRDS